The Natribaculum luteum genome contains the following window.
GACGAACCAGAACAGCCGGAGTCGATCGTGACGAGCCACGTCACCCGCCCCGGCAAAGTCGTGTTCACCGAGCGAGACAACACCGACGGCTGGATCGCGACCGACGTCGTCGTCGACCTCGAGCCCTAGCTTCGCCCCGGCTCTTTCTGCCGAAGTAGCATACAGTTCTCTCGCAGCCGGCGCTACACTGACTGGTGACGGTCGACGAGTCCTCGACTGGGACGCGCCGATGGGCTGCTCGAGTCACCCAGAGGTTATTGGATTGTTTCTCGGCGTGAGATGGCACAAACTGGATGACGAACGCGAATCACGTCCGATCATCGACACCTCTTTCGGAGTCTGATGAAGAAACGTCGACATGCATCGCTTCGTACGGTACGTGATCGCTCTCGTTGCCGCTGGTGCCATCACCGCTGGAGTCGCAACTACGTATCGTTCAGTAATTCTTCTCACTGGCATATTTCAGGTCTTCGCGGTCGCCATCGCGATCCTGCTTCGATACCCGTCTCTGCTGTGGGGTTCGAATAGCGAGACTCGAATGGCATCAGCGGTGTTCGCTGGAGTTACGACGTTCGGTGTCTGCTCACTGGCAGAAGGTATTGGCGCTGAATATCATCTCGGCGCTGGCATCCTTGGTTTCGGACTTGGAATCTTCGGTATGTCAGCAGGTATCTGGATGGCAGACGAGCTACAGGCGTGAAACGTAGGAACCACGGCGAGGACGATACCACGATTATTCCGTGACCGCGGTCAGAAAAGCGAACGTCCGTCGCACTATCGTCCTCGCTCGACCGTCTCGCACTGTCGGTCGTGCTGTGTTCTGGGACGACTGCAAGACGCTACAGTCGCTCCGGAGTCGACTGCCGACCGACCGTCTTAGTGCGTCGCTTCCTCGAGCACCAGCGTGTCGTCCTCGAGGTAGTGTTCGAAGTGGTGGGCGTCCTCCTCGACGTCGACGAGGATCTGGCGGAGGATCTCCGCCGTGGCGTGGTCGCCCAGGTTCTCGGCGAGTTCGATGCTGTCGCGCATCGACTCGATGATGTCGCCGTACATCTCGAGGTCGTTTTCGAACATCGTGCGGACGTCGTAGACGTCTTCACCCTCGAACTCGACGGTCGCCCGCGCTTCCTGGTTCGACGGTCCCGAGACGGGGACGCCGCCGATTGCCTGGGCGCGCTCGGCGATGGCGTCTGCACCTTCCTCGGCGTGTTCGTACGCCTCCTCGAGGAAGAGATGCAGATCGAGGAACTCCGCTCCCTCGACGACCCAGTGGTGCTTTTTCAGCTGGTGGTAGAGGACGTACGCGTTGGCGAGTTCGGTGTTCAGCGCGTCGACGATCTGCTCGGCCTTGTCCTGCTCGAGGCGGAGACTGTTCTCCTCGACGGTGTCGGCCTGTTGACGGACGGTCTTCTGAGTGCTCATCTCGACTCTAGCTACGCGGCTAACTCACTTAAAACCTGACCATGCAAGAATTTTCCTTCGCGATATAGGAATATTTCTTTTCATTCTGCCACTATCTCGTACGTTCCTGTCAGAAATAGGCCACATCCACACGTTACTCTGAAAGACACTAGCAAAGCTCGGAGTGTTTTTTCATCCTTGAGTAAATACTTTCAGTGAGGAACGCGAACGTACGACTATGGCAACGAGAGTCGCACAGCGGAGAGAGCGGATGTACGTCGACGGGGAGTGGCTCGAGGCCGACCGAACGCTACCGGTATCGGATCTCGCAGCCGGCGGAACGTTCGCAGAGGTCGCGGCGGCGGGTCCCGAGGAAGCTCGGACGGCGCTCGCCGCTGCCGACGAAATCAAACCCGAACTCCGACAGACGACGGTCGTCGAGCGCGCGAAGTGGTGTGAGGCCATCGCCGACGGCCTCGAGGAACGGGCAGAGGAACTCGCCGAGGTCATCGTCCGCGAAGCTGGAAAGCCGATCTCCTCGGCGCGCGGCGAGGTCGAAAGTGCGGCCGAGCGCTTCCGTCGCGCCGCCGAAGAGGCCAGAAACATCGTCAGCAAAGGCGAGTTCCGCGAGGGATCGACCGAGGGCCACGAGGGGTGGCAGGCCATCGTGAAACACGAACCGATCGGTGCGGTCCTGTGTATCACGCCGTACAACTACCCGCTCGCGACGACGGCACTGCAGGTCGCCCCCGCCATCGCCGCGGGCAACAGTGTCCTCCTGAAACCGGCGAGCAAGACGCCGATCTCGGCGGCGATCCTCGCCGACGTCGTCAGCGGCGTCGAGGGGATCCCCGAGGGTGCGTTCAACTTCGTCCCCGGAAACGCAGGCGACATCGGTGACGTCCTCGCCGGCGACGACCGCGTCAACGCCATCGCGATGACCGGCTCGTCGGGCGCGGGCAAACACGTCGCTCGAGAGAGCGGGATGGTCAACCTACACATGGAACTCGGGGGGAACGCGCCGGCGATCGTCTTCGACGACGCCGACCTGAACCTGGTCGCCGGTGCCTGTACCAAGGGTTCGATCAAGTACGCCGGCCAGCGCTGCTCGGCGGTCTCGCGCGTGCTCGCCCACGAATCCGTCCACGACGAGGTCGTCGACCGACTCGACGCCGAGATGGACGCGTGGCAGGCGGGCGACCTCTTCGACGAGAACACGGCCTTCGGTCCGCTCATCAGCGAATCGCAGGCCGACTGGGTCGACGAACTCGTCGAAGACGCCGTCGAGAAGGGTGCAGACCTCGTCCGTGGCGGGAAACGCCACACTCCGGAGGGCATCCCCGACGAACTCGAGTCGCAGTTCTTCGAACCAACGCTGCTCGCGAACGTTCCCCACGACGCCCGCCTCATCGACGAAGAGCAGTTCGGGCCCCTCGCCGTCGTCACCACCTTCGAGGATCGCGAGGAGGCCCTCGAGATCGCAAACGGCTCCGATCTGGCACTCGACGCCGCCGTCTTCACGAGCGACTACGACCGCGCGATGGACGTCGCCGAACGCGTCGACGCCGGTTCCGTCAACATCAACGGTGCCCCCTCACACGGCCTCGGCGACGTCCCGTTCGGTGGGAACAAGGACTCGGGCATCGGTCGCGAAGGGATCGACGCCTCGATCCACGCGATGATGCGCAAGAAGAGCATCGTGCTGTAAACGCCCGGCGCTGAACACTCGATCCGTTCTCGTCGACTCTCCTTCGTTCTCCGCTTACTCGTCGATGTACGCCTGCTCGAACGGCCGCGGCGACAGTCGAAGTTCGTCGAGATCGGGAAGATGTTTGAGGTTGTAGACGACCTTCAACTCGTCCGTGATCGGTTCGCCGACGCAGGACAGCCGAATGCCTCGGTCGACCATCTCCGGTGGGAGGACGTGGTTGACCGGCTGTGACATCTCGCCTTCCGCGACCGCGACCGCACAGTTCGCACACGCCCCGCCTCGACACGCGTACGGCCACCTGAACCCGCGGTTCTCGGCCGCCTCGAGGAGCGTCTCGCGTGGCTGGACCAGGAGCCGACCGCGATCCGTCGAGTCGAGGCCTTCGGCCGAGGACTTCTCGAAGAGGTCGTCGTCGTCGAGGTCCCAGCCGTAGTCGTCGAGAACTTCGTAGTTGAGGTACTCGACTCGAGACTGGTCTCGCGGATACCGATCCTCGCTCTCGCCGTCGGCGTCGTACCGTTCGCCGTACCGTCCCGCCTTGATCGCCTCGTAGGCCGCTCTGACCAGTTGAAACTCCGCTGCGGAGCCGCCGTGGTCAGGATGTGTCTCCTTCACTCGTCGTCTGTACGCCTGCTCGATCTCTTCGTCGTCCGCATCCGAATCGATCAGGAGGACGTCGAACGGGGATTCCACGACCACTGCTAACGAACGGGAGACGAAAAATGTTCCCCGGCGGACAGCCCCACGACCTGCGGCCGAAGAGCAGCAATCATTACCCGATACCGGTCAAATTGCGCCCATGACCCATACCCACGACGTACTGGTCGCTGGCGAGACGCTCGTCGACTTTCTCCCCGAACGGCCCGGACCGCTCGCTGCCGTCGAGGGCTTCGAACGGCGACCCGGGGGCGCACCGGCGAACGTCGCCGTCGCGCTCTCCCGACTCGAGCGACCGCCCCTGTTCTGGACGCGGGTCGGCGACGACCCGTTCGGTCGCTACCTCGAGACGATCCTCGCGGAGAACGGCGTTCCCGATCGGTTCGTCGAGCGCGATCCGGACGCGAAGACGACGCTGGCGTTCGTCACTCACGACGAGACGGGTGATCGAACGTTCTCGTTCTACCGCGACGACACCGCCGACACCCGCCTCGAGTCGGGAACGATCGACGACGACGTGCTTGCCGACCGCGAGTGGGTCCACGCCGGCGGCGTGACGCTCTCGCGTGGCTCCTCGCGGGCGGCGACGCTGGACCTGCTCGAGCGCGCCGCCGACCGGGACTGTACGGTCTCGTTCGATCCGAACGCACGGCCGGAGCTGTGGCCCGACGAGGAGACGTTCGCCCGCGTCGCTCGCGAGGCGCTTTCGTCCGTCGACGTGCTCAAGGCGACCCGCGAGGAACTCGAGACGCTCGGATTCGACGGCGAGACGGCCATGGACCTCGCTCGAGACGCGGCCGACGCCGGTCCACACACCGTCTTCGTCACGCGGGGGAGCGAGGGTGCCGTCGCCGTCGCCTCCGAGGACTCACCCTGGGCCGGTACGGCGGCACACGACGGCTTCGACGTCGACGTCGTCGACACGACCGGCGCGGGCGACGCGTTCGTCGCCGGACTCGTCGCCGCGCTCCGGGACGGCCGTGAACTCGAGGACGCCCTCGCGTTCGCGAGCGCCGTCGCGGCCACGGCGACGACGGCTGCGGGGGCGATGACTGCGCTTCCTGACCGCGAGACGGTGCAGTCGTTCCTGACGGCTGCCACGGACGAGTGAACCGTCGACGGCGGAGCGTCGACCGGTGGACCGGTCGCTTGCAGGCCGTCGAGCTATTTCGACGGCCGTCGTCGCCACGACATGGCCACCGACTCCCGAGGTGCGATTTCGTTCGTCGAGGCGGTCGTACGGGGCATCACACGGAAGAACGTCACGTTCATGGCGGCGAGCATCGCCTACCAGGCGTTCATCTCGTTGCTCCCGCTGCTCGTGCTCGTCTTCTTTCTCGTCTCGATCGTCGGCGACGACGCGCTCGCCGCTCGCGTCGCCGAGACGACGGCGGGATTTCTCCCCGAGAGCGGACGTGAGTTCCTCGAGGAGGCCATCGCTGGCTCGGTCGCTACCACCGGCGCGTCCGCGATCGGTCTGGTGACGCTTCTGTGGGGGTCGCTGAAGATCTTTCGCGGGCTCGACACGGCGTTCTCCGAGATTTACGACACGACGGCGACATCCTCGATCCTCGACCAGCTGCGAGACGGACTCGTGGTCTTCGTCGCGCTCGGGCTGGCGCTGCTCGCGGCTGCGGTCGCGAGCGCCGTCTTCGCGGTCTTCCCGGACAACGCGCTCGTCGGCGTGCTCAACCCGCTCTTGCTCGTCGTCGGCCTCTCGGTCGCGTTCTTCCCGATGTACTACGTTTTCCCCGACGTCGACGTCGGCGTCCGCGAGGTCCTCCCGGGCGTCGTCGTCGCGGCGGTCGGCTGGGCCGCGCTTCAGGCGCTCTTCCAGGTCTACGTCGCAGTCGCCTCGAGCTCCGACTCGGCCGGCGCGATCGGCGCGATCCTGCTGGTGTTGACGTGGCTGTACTTCGGCGGCCTCGTGTTGCTGGTCGGTGCCGTCGTCAACGCGACTGTAGGCGGTCGGCTCTCGCTCCCGGACGTCGACACCGACGAGCCTGGTGACTCGGACACGTTCGCCACGACTCGCCTCGAACGGCGCACCGAAACCCTCGAACGACGTCACGAAAAGCTCGAGCGCGCCTACGGACTCGCACGACAGGAACTGGAAGCCGAACGCCAGCGAGCCGACGCACTCGAGAGCCGCATCGCCGACCTCGAGGGCGAACGGACGCGCCTCGACCGCGAGAACGAGCGTCTCCGACGGCGACTCGAGCGACGACGGAAGCCGTGGTGGCGAGCGGTGCTGTCGTACGTCGGCGAACGGACGACGACGCTCTCGATCGGGACGGTTCGCGATCGACGTGAGCGGGAGTGACGAGGAGTCGAGTCACATTTGGTTATCGACCACACACCGTCGCCCGTGTCAGAACCTTCGCGAGCAGCCCGACGGCGGATTCGACGCGACCACGACACGGTACTCGAGGGGATCGACGCCTGTGCGGACCGCGTCACCGCGTCCTGGGACGGCGACGCGGCGACCGACCGCGCCGACGTCGTCGATCCGCTACGGACCGAACTCGAATCGATGGGAGTGCTGGCTCGCCTGCCGAACGTCCTCGTCGACGCCGTCGATGCGACGGGACACGCCCTCCCGGCGTCGCCGGTCGCCGCACCGCCGTACGTCGCGGTGACGAGTCGCGGCCCGGTCCTCCGGGCGACGATCGACCCAGGCAGGCTGGTGGTCCGCGTCGACGCGTTCGAGGTCGTCCGCGAGTCGACGCCGCGATACCGACGGCTCGAGGACGTCCGGCTTGCGGTCTCGCTCGAGTGACCGCGACCGGTACCTTTTCGCACCGTGCGAACGATCGACAGCCCGATGCATCCGCGCGCAGAGGAGTTTTCGAAGCGGGCGCGAGAACGGTACGGGTTCGACCCCGAGGTCGAGGAGTTTCCCGAGGGCACGAAGACGGCGGCCGAGGCGGCCGAGGCGGTCGGCTGCGACGTCGCACAGATCGCGAGTTCGCTCGCGTTCGACGTCGACGGCGACCTCGTCGTGTCGGTCACGAGCGGGGCGAATCGCGTGAGCGAAGCCGCACTCGGGGCGCAGTTCGACGTGTCGGCCGACGACGTCTCTATGGCCGATGCAGACCGGATCAAGGAGACGCTCGGCTGGTCTATCGGCGGCGTCCCGCCATTTTGTCACGAGACGGCTGTCCCCGTCCTGATCGACGAGACGTTACTCGAGTTCGACACCGTCTGGGCGGCCGCAGGGACGCCCGAGGCCGTGTTCCCGATCGACCCGGCCGAACTGCGGGCGTACGCGGACGCGGAACCGGTCGACGTCACCGGTTGAGATCGCGACCCCGGTCGACGCGTCGATTTCTCTGGCGTCGTACCCGACGAGAGCTATCGCTACGTCCGTGTCGATC
Protein-coding sequences here:
- the dpsA gene encoding DNA starvation/stationary phase protection protein DpsA, whose protein sequence is MSTQKTVRQQADTVEENSLRLEQDKAEQIVDALNTELANAYVLYHQLKKHHWVVEGAEFLDLHLFLEEAYEHAEEGADAIAERAQAIGGVPVSGPSNQEARATVEFEGEDVYDVRTMFENDLEMYGDIIESMRDSIELAENLGDHATAEILRQILVDVEEDAHHFEHYLEDDTLVLEEATH
- a CDS encoding aldehyde dehydrogenase family protein is translated as MATRVAQRRERMYVDGEWLEADRTLPVSDLAAGGTFAEVAAAGPEEARTALAAADEIKPELRQTTVVERAKWCEAIADGLEERAEELAEVIVREAGKPISSARGEVESAAERFRRAAEEARNIVSKGEFREGSTEGHEGWQAIVKHEPIGAVLCITPYNYPLATTALQVAPAIAAGNSVLLKPASKTPISAAILADVVSGVEGIPEGAFNFVPGNAGDIGDVLAGDDRVNAIAMTGSSGAGKHVARESGMVNLHMELGGNAPAIVFDDADLNLVAGACTKGSIKYAGQRCSAVSRVLAHESVHDEVVDRLDAEMDAWQAGDLFDENTAFGPLISESQADWVDELVEDAVEKGADLVRGGKRHTPEGIPDELESQFFEPTLLANVPHDARLIDEEQFGPLAVVTTFEDREEALEIANGSDLALDAAVFTSDYDRAMDVAERVDAGSVNINGAPSHGLGDVPFGGNKDSGIGREGIDASIHAMMRKKSIVL
- the fer gene encoding ferredoxin Fer, whose amino-acid sequence is MESPFDVLLIDSDADDEEIEQAYRRRVKETHPDHGGSAAEFQLVRAAYEAIKAGRYGERYDADGESEDRYPRDQSRVEYLNYEVLDDYGWDLDDDDLFEKSSAEGLDSTDRGRLLVQPRETLLEAAENRGFRWPYACRGGACANCAVAVAEGEMSQPVNHVLPPEMVDRGIRLSCVGEPITDELKVVYNLKHLPDLDELRLSPRPFEQAYIDE
- a CDS encoding carbohydrate kinase family protein — encoded protein: MTHTHDVLVAGETLVDFLPERPGPLAAVEGFERRPGGAPANVAVALSRLERPPLFWTRVGDDPFGRYLETILAENGVPDRFVERDPDAKTTLAFVTHDETGDRTFSFYRDDTADTRLESGTIDDDVLADREWVHAGGVTLSRGSSRAATLDLLERAADRDCTVSFDPNARPELWPDEETFARVAREALSSVDVLKATREELETLGFDGETAMDLARDAADAGPHTVFVTRGSEGAVAVASEDSPWAGTAAHDGFDVDVVDTTGAGDAFVAGLVAALRDGRELEDALAFASAVAATATTAAGAMTALPDRETVQSFLTAATDE
- a CDS encoding YhjD/YihY/BrkB family envelope integrity protein gives rise to the protein MATDSRGAISFVEAVVRGITRKNVTFMAASIAYQAFISLLPLLVLVFFLVSIVGDDALAARVAETTAGFLPESGREFLEEAIAGSVATTGASAIGLVTLLWGSLKIFRGLDTAFSEIYDTTATSSILDQLRDGLVVFVALGLALLAAAVASAVFAVFPDNALVGVLNPLLLVVGLSVAFFPMYYVFPDVDVGVREVLPGVVVAAVGWAALQALFQVYVAVASSSDSAGAIGAILLVLTWLYFGGLVLLVGAVVNATVGGRLSLPDVDTDEPGDSDTFATTRLERRTETLERRHEKLERAYGLARQELEAERQRADALESRIADLEGERTRLDRENERLRRRLERRRKPWWRAVLSYVGERTTTLSIGTVRDRRERE
- a CDS encoding YbaK/EbsC family protein: MHPRAEEFSKRARERYGFDPEVEEFPEGTKTAAEAAEAVGCDVAQIASSLAFDVDGDLVVSVTSGANRVSEAALGAQFDVSADDVSMADADRIKETLGWSIGGVPPFCHETAVPVLIDETLLEFDTVWAAAGTPEAVFPIDPAELRAYADAEPVDVTG